TCCAGCGCAAGGCCGTGGTGGGCCAGCTCAACGAGGTGGGCGGCATGCTCGCCTACCGTCACCCGCCCCATCTGCAACGGCGCCTGTGGGGCGTCGCCGCCAATCTCGCCGTCCTCGCGGGCTGGATGTCCCACGACGTCGGCCTCGAACCCACGGCCCAGAAGTACTTCGTCATCGCCGCCCACGCGGCGAGAGAGGGCGGCGACCGGCCCCGGGCCGGCGAGGCGCTCTCCCGGGCGGCCCGCCAGATGGTGCACCTGGGCCGGCCGGACGACGCCCTGGACCTGATGAAGCTGGCCCAGTCCGGCTCCGGCGAGGAGGTGCTGCCGCGCACCAAGGCCATGCTGTGCACCATCGAGGCCTGGGCGCAGGCCTCCATGGGCAAGGGCCAGGCGATGCGACGCACTCTGGGGCAGGCGGAGGACCTCTTCGTCTCCGACAAGGGCGACGTCCCGGCGCCGAGCTGGATGCAGCTGTTCGACGAGGCCGACCTGTACGGCATGCAGGCCTTGTCCTACCGCACGCTGGCGGAGTTCGAGCCGGACGCGGCCGTGCACGCGCAGTACTACGCGGACAGGGCCCTCGCCCTGCGGGCCGACGGCCGGCAGCGGTCGAAGATCTTCGACTATCTGTCGATGGCCTCTGCGTGCTTCATCGCGGACGACCCCGAACAGGCGGACCGGTACGCGCGACTGGCCCTGGTGTCGATGGGCTCCAACTCCTCCCACCGCACCTGGGACCGGCTGCGCCAGATGTACCGGCTCACCGCCCAGTACTCCGGGTACCCGAAGATCCAGGAGCTGCGGGAGGAGATCAAGCTCGCCCTGCCGAAGACGAAGGGCAGGGGCGGCAACCACGCACAGGCCTGAGTTTCCTATGCCGTGACCTTGGCGACGAGCACGCAGGCGTGGTCCGCGCGCTCGCTCTCGCCGAACTCCTGGACCACCGTCCGTACGCAGTCCTGTGCGGTGGAGGTCCCGGTCAGCCGCGGCGCCAGGTCGAGAAGGAGGTTCGCGGCCGCCGTTCCGGTGTGCCCGGGGACCAGCCCGTCGGTGTGCAGGAGCAGTAGATCGCCCGCCTCCAGGGCCTCTTCGGCCTGCCCGTAGGCGGCGCCCGGGGTGGCCCCGAGCAGGACGCCGTCCGGTGCGTCGAGCACCCGCCCCGCCCCGTCGCGGAACAGCAGCGGGGCGGGGTGTCCGGCCTGCGCCCACACCAGAGTGCGGGTCGCGGGGCGGTAGCGGCAGCAGAGGGCGCTGCCGAGGGCGGGTTGCACGGTGGCGTCGAGTAACTGGTTCAGCCAGGCCATCAGCTGTCCGGGCGGGGCTCCGGCCATCGCCATGCCGCGTACGGCACCGAGCAGCATC
This region of Streptomyces caelestis genomic DNA includes:
- a CDS encoding DNA-binding protein NsdB → MSGQPNTRLADLFGLAGWSKGELARLVNRQAAAMGHPQLATDTSRVRRWIDMGEIPRDPVPRVLAALFTERLGRVVTIEDLGLVRHGRAGKRQGGGSAESPDGVPWAPERTAAVLTEFTGMDLMLNRRGLVGAGAALAAGSALSSAMYDWLHTDPALAADAPDFDHPLHADPAGFDRYEAAPIGAQEVEELERSVEVFRAWDASRGGGLQRKAVVGQLNEVGGMLAYRHPPHLQRRLWGVAANLAVLAGWMSHDVGLEPTAQKYFVIAAHAAREGGDRPRAGEALSRAARQMVHLGRPDDALDLMKLAQSGSGEEVLPRTKAMLCTIEAWAQASMGKGQAMRRTLGQAEDLFVSDKGDVPAPSWMQLFDEADLYGMQALSYRTLAEFEPDAAVHAQYYADRALALRADGRQRSKIFDYLSMASACFIADDPEQADRYARLALVSMGSNSSHRTWDRLRQMYRLTAQYSGYPKIQELREEIKLALPKTKGRGGNHAQA